The following are from one region of the Papaver somniferum cultivar HN1 unplaced genomic scaffold, ASM357369v1 unplaced-scaffold_132, whole genome shotgun sequence genome:
- the LOC113333196 gene encoding Werner Syndrome-like exonuclease: MGIFIHDLPNHYPETQQVYSVIIDDDRIRTVVTKHSSTVDHWISRIYSDYNGVLDHLIVGVDVERRPTYGRYRNPVATLQLCVGCRCLIFQNKHADEIPSSLVEFLGDPDFTFVGVGIDEDVKKLDDDYDLEVEVAVDLRYLAADRYNSKALKNVGLMGLAVIVLNYGDIEKLRHVTMSNWEDYWRSLDKIKYACVDAYVSFQIGKELI; this comes from the coding sequence atgggAATTTTCATTCATGATCTTCCAAATCACTACCCAGAAACACAACAAGTTTACTCTGTAATCATAGACGATGATCGAATCAGAACAGTCGTCACTAAGCATTCTTCAACAGTTGATCACTGGATTAGCAGGATTTACAGTGATTACAATGGAGTACTAGATCATCTTATCGTTGGTGTTGATGTAGAACGGAGACCTACTTATGGACGTTACAGAAATCCAGTAGCAACATTACAACTCTGTGTTGGTTGTAGATGTTTGATTTTCCAAAACAAACATGCAGATGAAATCCCTTCTTCTCTTGTTGAGTTTCTCGGAGACCCTGATTTTACATTTGTTGGGGTTGGGATCGATGAAGATGTTAAGAAacttgatgatgattatgacttaGAAGTTGAGGTTGCTGTTGATCTTAGGTATTTGGCTGCTGATAGGTATAATTCGAAGGCACTTAAGAATGTTGGGTTAATGGGATTGGCTGTAATTGTATTAAATTATGGTGATATTGAAAAACTTAGGCATGTTACTATGAGTAACTGGGAGGATTATTGGCGTTCTCTCGATAAGATTAAGTATGCTTGCGTTGATGCTTATGTTTCTTTCCAGATCGGTAAAGAACTCATCTGA